In Opitutaceae bacterium TAV5, one genomic interval encodes:
- a CDS encoding protein-xanthan lyase — protein sequence MKPERITESCDLAVIGGTPGGIACAVRAAREGLRVVLVNHTQHLGGFITSGAGGWETPCDYLRSPLYAEMITGAAEYYRNTYGENSPQHRAALPNPDSRAHIERPKVEPRVAEMLFEQMVAREKNLTVLKGFYVSDAERKNTHLVSVTITELHPKSGAGETPAPQNLRITAHAFADATYEGDLAAAAGAPCQIGREPRSHYNEPHAGVIYSTERPHTPEHTRFPQDAVAGRLNLRSFPHATGPLRQPDSTGEGDSAVMAYNYRLILTKNPANRIPIEKPKNYDPDAHKKAGNGSYVPSLPNVIADRPNVVPNIPNEKIGWNGGRLIGPHNAYPAADWPERERISRHYLDTMLSLLWFYQNDPAARECDRDYWKDYGLAADEFIDNQNLPYEIYVREARRLVGRYVFTEHDALPVPALARIHANARTPVHPDSIATTDWPIDSVACLERSSGPGAHPDGIFFLAEESRPAQVPYRTLLPQGLDNLLVPVALSASHVGWGPIRLEPVWMQTGEAAGLAAALAQKHDTTPAALDPDQLLRGLADRRVMISFFNDVDPASPEPWIPAVQYLGTKGFFATYDARPHAPLTPATATCWVKSFESLLAGAGAHDASLAASTVVHALPADDPESSTIVTLAEFAAKLRTILRGRNLATHPLESAKRALGLRCSEPLPRAAACQLIYETLGAFLPFPM from the coding sequence ATGAAACCCGAAAGGATTACCGAGTCTTGCGACCTCGCCGTTATCGGCGGCACGCCTGGCGGCATCGCCTGCGCCGTTCGCGCCGCTCGTGAAGGATTGCGCGTCGTGCTCGTCAATCACACGCAACACCTCGGCGGCTTCATCACCAGCGGTGCGGGCGGTTGGGAAACGCCATGTGATTACCTGCGGTCCCCGCTCTATGCCGAGATGATTACAGGAGCCGCCGAATACTACCGCAACACCTACGGCGAAAACTCGCCGCAACACCGCGCCGCACTGCCCAATCCCGACAGCCGCGCGCACATCGAACGCCCCAAGGTCGAACCTCGCGTCGCCGAAATGCTCTTCGAGCAAATGGTCGCCCGTGAAAAAAATCTTACCGTGCTCAAAGGTTTTTACGTATCCGATGCCGAACGCAAAAACACGCACCTCGTCTCTGTAACGATAACAGAACTACATCCGAAAAGTGGTGCGGGCGAGACGCCCGCGCCACAGAATCTCCGCATCACCGCCCACGCCTTTGCCGACGCCACCTATGAAGGCGACCTCGCCGCCGCCGCGGGCGCGCCCTGTCAGATCGGACGCGAACCGCGCTCCCACTACAACGAACCCCACGCCGGCGTCATCTACTCCACGGAACGCCCGCACACACCCGAACATACCCGTTTCCCGCAAGACGCTGTCGCCGGACGCCTCAACCTCCGCAGCTTCCCCCACGCCACCGGCCCCCTCCGCCAGCCAGACAGCACCGGCGAAGGCGACTCCGCTGTCATGGCCTACAACTACCGACTCATTCTCACCAAAAATCCGGCCAACCGCATCCCCATCGAAAAACCCAAAAACTACGACCCCGACGCCCACAAAAAAGCCGGCAACGGCAGCTACGTCCCCAGCCTGCCCAACGTCATTGCCGACCGCCCCAACGTCGTTCCCAACATCCCCAACGAAAAAATCGGCTGGAACGGCGGACGCCTCATCGGTCCGCACAACGCATACCCCGCCGCCGACTGGCCCGAACGCGAACGCATCTCGCGCCACTACCTCGACACCATGTTGAGCCTCCTCTGGTTTTACCAAAACGATCCCGCCGCCCGCGAATGCGACCGCGACTACTGGAAAGACTACGGCCTTGCCGCCGACGAGTTCATCGACAACCAAAACCTCCCCTACGAAATCTACGTCCGCGAAGCCCGCCGACTCGTCGGCCGTTACGTGTTCACCGAGCATGACGCGCTTCCCGTTCCCGCCCTGGCCCGCATCCATGCCAACGCACGCACGCCGGTTCACCCCGACAGCATCGCTACCACCGACTGGCCAATCGATTCTGTTGCCTGCCTCGAACGCAGTTCCGGTCCCGGAGCGCATCCCGACGGCATTTTTTTCCTCGCCGAAGAATCGCGCCCTGCGCAAGTCCCCTACCGCACGCTACTGCCCCAAGGTCTGGACAATCTCCTCGTTCCCGTCGCGCTCTCCGCCTCGCATGTAGGTTGGGGACCAATACGCCTCGAACCCGTCTGGATGCAAACCGGTGAGGCCGCCGGCCTCGCCGCCGCGCTCGCGCAAAAACATGACACCACCCCCGCCGCACTCGATCCCGATCAGCTCCTGCGCGGACTCGCCGACCGCCGCGTGATGATCTCGTTTTTCAACGACGTGGACCCTGCCTCGCCCGAACCGTGGATACCCGCCGTGCAATACCTCGGAACGAAGGGATTTTTTGCCACCTACGATGCCCGCCCCCATGCACCGCTGACCCCGGCCACGGCGACCTGCTGGGTGAAGTCGTTCGAAAGTCTTCTCGCCGGAGCCGGTGCACACGACGCTTCCCTTGCCGCCTCTACGGTCGTCCATGCCTTGCCCGCGGACGATCCGGAATCATCCACCATCGTCACCTTGGCCGAATTTGCCGCAAAACTGCGGACAATCCTTCGCGGGCGTAACCTGGCGACACATCCCCTCGAATCCGCCAAGCGCGCTCTCGGTCTGCGCTGCTCCGAACCTCTTCCGCGCGCCGCCGCCTGCCAGCTGATTTATGAAACGCTGGGCGCGTTTCTTCCTTTTCCGATGTGA
- a CDS encoding protein-xanthan lyase, producing the protein MTPANPISITTDLLIFGATPGGLTCAIRSAREGLRVVLVHHHHHIGGMMSNGLGVFDTLYDGSRSPLFDKIRQRIKGNYPSGSHGYEPHMAESTFESLVAAEDNITLIRGKIPVSVEYTLSNNRLIHAVTIAPLSENRTPPTPHQTIIALTFVDASYEGDLAALAGATMTTGRESRAHYNEPHAGLIYTKTLPHPPAPDTSSSPPPVLRHFPLTSGPLLPGSTGEGDRAIQAYNFRVCLTCDPANSIPVEKPARYERDIFLDLRDRWRFTNRLPNHKTSWNAPLLIGGNHGYPDANWPVRQTIAERHRDLALGLLWFLQNDTEVPVGIRDEARRWGLPRDEFSDNDHFPWEMYVREARRLVGRYVFTEHDALEGRMHDDAIAFTEWPLDSHACTTATVPGSDHEGKLLLAAETRPAQIPFRCLLPHEFDNLLVTTCLSASHVGWGTIRLEPVWMHIGESAGFALSLARRHNRSLTSLAVNSLKEFLEQQGVSLMPA; encoded by the coding sequence GTGACCCCTGCCAATCCGATCTCAATTACCACGGATTTACTCATTTTTGGTGCCACACCCGGCGGCTTAACTTGCGCCATCCGTTCCGCGCGCGAAGGACTTCGCGTCGTGCTCGTCCATCACCACCATCACATCGGAGGAATGATGAGCAACGGTCTCGGAGTTTTCGATACACTGTATGACGGCTCCCGATCCCCTCTCTTCGACAAAATCCGCCAACGCATTAAAGGGAACTATCCATCTGGTTCCCATGGCTATGAACCTCATATGGCGGAATCCACCTTCGAATCTCTCGTTGCTGCCGAAGACAACATCACACTCATTCGCGGGAAAATCCCGGTTTCCGTTGAATATACCTTGAGTAACAATCGGCTAATCCACGCCGTTACCATTGCCCCCCTTTCTGAAAATCGCACCCCGCCCACCCCGCATCAGACAATTATCGCCTTAACCTTCGTCGATGCCTCCTACGAAGGCGACCTCGCCGCGCTCGCAGGTGCAACAATGACCACCGGACGCGAAAGCCGCGCTCACTACAACGAACCCCACGCCGGACTCATTTACACCAAAACTCTCCCGCATCCACCTGCGCCCGACACGTCTTCCTCGCCCCCTCCCGTCCTTCGCCATTTCCCGCTGACGAGCGGCCCGCTGCTTCCCGGCAGCACGGGCGAAGGCGACCGCGCCATTCAAGCCTACAACTTCCGCGTCTGTCTCACCTGCGACCCGGCCAACTCGATTCCCGTCGAAAAACCCGCGCGCTACGAACGCGACATTTTCCTCGATCTGCGCGACCGCTGGCGTTTCACCAACCGACTCCCCAATCACAAAACAAGCTGGAACGCCCCGCTCCTCATCGGTGGCAATCACGGCTACCCCGACGCAAACTGGCCCGTGCGCCAGACCATCGCGGAGCGCCACCGCGACCTCGCGCTCGGTCTCCTCTGGTTCCTGCAAAACGACACCGAAGTGCCCGTCGGCATCCGCGACGAAGCCCGCCGCTGGGGACTGCCGCGCGACGAGTTTAGCGACAATGATCACTTCCCCTGGGAAATGTATGTCCGCGAGGCCCGTCGCCTCGTTGGCCGTTATGTATTCACCGAGCATGACGCTCTCGAAGGTCGCATGCATGACGATGCCATCGCCTTCACCGAATGGCCGCTCGATTCCCACGCCTGCACCACGGCCACCGTCCCCGGCAGCGACCACGAGGGCAAACTGCTACTCGCCGCCGAAACCCGTCCCGCGCAAATCCCCTTCCGATGCCTGCTCCCGCACGAGTTCGACAACCTTCTCGTCACCACCTGCCTCTCCGCCAGCCACGTCGGCTGGGGCACCATTCGTCTGGAACCCGTCTGGATGCACATCGGCGAAAGCGCCGGCTTCGCGTTGAGCTTGGCCCGCCGTCACAATCGTTCACTTACCAGTCTCGCGGTAAACTCGCTTAAGGAATTTCTCGAACAACAGGGAGTCTCTTTGATGCCCGCGTAG
- a CDS encoding cytochrome BD ubiquinol oxidase subunit II — protein sequence MIDILIFFIGASLLLYVLLGGSDYGAGILELLPAGRLREEQKHVINEAMGPVWEANHIWLILVVVILFNGFPTIFTTLMVALHIPMLALLVGIVVRGTAFTFRHYDAVQEPKSQRVYTLLFGISSLWTAFWLGIIAASLNRGIINPDADEIFEAYIAPWWGAYPLAVGFFVACIFAFLANVYLIDETENAKLKRRFVRHAAVFNCLVIVAGGLVFAASSAFERESLTAAFLARPVLMAVMALATLLFVVLWVSIRRHHVVLTRLVAGGQVTLILLGWWLLYAPNALITAERPLGFYAEAAPHATLVQLVIALLVGSLFIFPSLFFLLRVFKVKRDGAEEGNH from the coding sequence ATGATCGACATTCTCATCTTTTTCATCGGCGCTTCGCTGCTGTTGTACGTGCTCCTCGGCGGATCGGATTACGGGGCGGGGATTCTGGAACTCCTGCCCGCCGGACGGCTGCGCGAGGAGCAGAAGCACGTGATCAACGAGGCGATGGGGCCCGTATGGGAAGCCAATCATATCTGGCTGATTCTCGTCGTGGTGATTTTGTTCAACGGCTTCCCGACGATTTTCACGACGCTGATGGTCGCGTTACATATCCCGATGCTGGCGCTGCTGGTGGGGATCGTGGTGCGGGGCACGGCGTTTACGTTTCGCCATTACGATGCGGTGCAGGAGCCGAAGTCGCAGCGGGTGTATACGCTGCTGTTTGGCATATCGAGCCTGTGGACGGCGTTCTGGCTCGGCATCATCGCGGCGAGCCTCAACCGCGGTATCATCAATCCGGATGCGGACGAAATTTTTGAGGCTTACATCGCGCCTTGGTGGGGAGCGTATCCGCTAGCGGTCGGGTTTTTCGTGGCGTGCATCTTTGCATTTCTGGCCAACGTTTACCTGATCGACGAAACGGAAAACGCGAAGTTGAAGCGGCGGTTTGTCCGGCATGCGGCGGTGTTCAACTGTCTGGTGATCGTGGCGGGCGGGCTGGTGTTTGCGGCGTCGTCGGCGTTCGAGCGCGAGAGCCTGACGGCGGCGTTCCTGGCGCGACCGGTGCTGATGGCGGTCATGGCGCTGGCGACCTTGCTGTTCGTTGTCCTGTGGGTTTCGATACGCAGGCATCACGTGGTGCTGACGCGCCTCGTGGCGGGCGGTCAGGTGACGCTGATCCTGCTCGGCTGGTGGCTGCTCTACGCGCCCAACGCACTGATCACGGCGGAGCGTCCGCTGGGTTTTTACGCAGAGGCGGCGCCGCACGCGACGCTGGTGCAACTGGTGATCGCGTTGCTCGTCGGCAGCCTGTTCATTTTCCCGAGCCTGTTTTTCCTGCTGCGGGTTTTCAAGGTGAAGCGGGACGGGGCGGAAGAAGGGAACCACTGA
- a CDS encoding lysophospholipase, with translation MTTLPDIEFHNAFPEARANGWQLPRYPVTVRHALNEHGRMVASDSCGMELRFVTPATNVFLTLSCEEADGEVAVFQGSFLQRAPFMQPAHRLPKGVPTTLHLTPSERMAEATDDALNSGGFSPRVWRIIPGRGSYLFHHIETFGHPVRPPAANEKPSMSWLAYGSSITHAHHAGYIYHAARLLHWDVFGKGLAGACHIEPEAAAYFVSGKNIRIITAELGVNMRHCFTLDDFRRRAGVFIRTLRAGHPDKPVVLITCFRNGSHHARGVNEIFERMRGFDAALRELVANAGDPDLHIIEGADLLPDITLLSTDLLHPSPSGHAVMGHLLAQRLSVIWNARNDHVQ, from the coding sequence ATGACCACGCTCCCTGATATCGAATTTCACAACGCCTTTCCCGAGGCCCGGGCCAACGGCTGGCAACTCCCGCGTTATCCGGTCACAGTCCGCCATGCCCTGAACGAACACGGTCGCATGGTGGCCTCGGACTCATGCGGCATGGAACTCCGCTTTGTCACTCCCGCAACCAATGTTTTCCTCACGCTTTCGTGCGAGGAAGCCGATGGCGAGGTTGCGGTGTTCCAGGGATCATTTCTGCAACGGGCACCCTTCATGCAGCCTGCCCACCGCCTTCCCAAAGGAGTCCCGACCACGCTTCATCTCACTCCGTCCGAACGCATGGCGGAAGCGACCGACGACGCCCTGAACTCCGGGGGCTTTTCTCCTCGCGTATGGCGCATCATACCAGGACGCGGCTCTTATCTGTTCCACCACATAGAAACCTTCGGCCATCCTGTTCGTCCCCCCGCCGCCAATGAAAAGCCGTCAATGAGTTGGCTGGCCTACGGATCGTCGATCACTCACGCACACCATGCCGGCTACATCTATCACGCCGCGCGCCTTCTTCACTGGGATGTTTTCGGCAAAGGTCTGGCCGGTGCCTGCCATATCGAACCCGAGGCGGCGGCATATTTCGTATCGGGAAAAAATATCCGCATCATTACCGCTGAACTGGGCGTAAACATGCGGCATTGTTTCACCCTCGACGACTTCAGACGCCGGGCCGGAGTCTTCATCCGGACGCTGCGTGCCGGACATCCGGACAAGCCGGTTGTGCTCATCACTTGCTTCCGCAACGGTTCTCACCATGCCCGTGGCGTAAATGAGATTTTTGAGCGCATGCGCGGTTTCGACGCTGCTCTTCGAGAACTCGTCGCCAACGCTGGTGATCCTGATCTTCACATCATCGAAGGAGCTGACCTGCTCCCCGATATCACGCTCCTTTCGACCGACCTGCTGCACCCTTCACCCTCCGGCCATGCCGTGATGGGGCATCTACTAGCACAACGCCTGTCGGTTATCTGGAATGCCCGGAATGACCATGTCCAATAA
- a CDS encoding dCMP deaminase: protein MVKPARQDCPFDKRFPSQLARDDVFFMSLAWNQAIDAWRKDEVPIGCIIERNGEVIAAAHNRVESAADPTAHAEMLALTQAAASLGDWRLEDCTLYVTKEPCPMCSGATLMSRLRRVCYAVPDPKMGCLGGATDLNALPRVNHHLAITAGGVLETECRELLQAFFRQKRGALPLTGPAPGDGEEHEQDS from the coding sequence ATGGTCAAACCCGCCCGCCAGGACTGTCCTTTCGACAAACGCTTCCCCTCGCAACTCGCGCGGGACGATGTTTTTTTCATGTCGCTCGCCTGGAATCAGGCCATCGACGCCTGGCGCAAGGATGAAGTGCCGATCGGTTGCATCATCGAGCGCAACGGCGAGGTCATCGCCGCCGCCCACAACCGCGTCGAGTCCGCCGCCGATCCCACCGCCCACGCCGAAATGCTCGCCCTGACCCAGGCCGCCGCCTCCCTCGGCGACTGGCGCCTCGAAGACTGCACCCTCTACGTCACCAAGGAGCCCTGCCCCATGTGCTCCGGGGCCACCCTCATGTCGCGCCTCCGGCGCGTCTGCTACGCCGTCCCCGACCCCAAAATGGGCTGTCTCGGCGGCGCCACCGATCTCAACGCCCTGCCCCGCGTCAACCACCACCTCGCCATCACCGCCGGCGGCGTCCTCGAAACCGAGTGCCGCGAGCTTCTCCAGGCCTTTTTCCGACAAAAACGCGGCGCTCTTCCGCTCACCGGTCCCGCGCCCGGAGATGGCGAAGAACATGAGCAGGACAGTTGA
- a CDS encoding alcohol dehydrogenase, translating into MLIEKTDTGTTARLTRLDEADLPPGEVTVRVAYSTLNYKDALAIHNRAPVVRTFPMVPGVDLAGTVETSTAPAFAPGDAVFLNGQGVGETRWGGLAQKARVPASLLLRIPAPLTPASCMAIGTAGYTAMLCVNALERAGVTPAAGDVLVTGASGGVGGFAVLLLAARGFRVIASTGRLAETAYLQSLGAAEVIDRAVLAAPGKPLQKERWAAAVDTVGSHTLANVCAGARYRGVVTACGMAQGLDFPSTVAPFILRHVSLLGIDAVRTPRSEQETAWAQLAREIAPEKLALLASEVPLAEAIPAAARLLDGQIRGRVVVKIPQE; encoded by the coding sequence ATTCTCATTGAAAAAACCGACACCGGCACGACCGCCCGCCTGACCCGCCTCGACGAGGCCGACCTCCCTCCGGGCGAAGTCACCGTGCGTGTCGCGTACTCGACCCTCAACTACAAGGACGCGCTCGCCATCCATAACCGCGCGCCCGTTGTCCGCACCTTCCCGATGGTGCCCGGCGTCGATCTCGCCGGCACGGTCGAGACCAGCACCGCGCCCGCCTTCGCGCCCGGCGACGCCGTGTTTCTCAACGGCCAGGGCGTCGGCGAGACGCGCTGGGGCGGGCTTGCGCAAAAGGCGCGCGTCCCCGCCAGCCTTCTCCTCCGGATCCCCGCTCCGCTGACGCCGGCCTCCTGCATGGCCATCGGCACGGCGGGTTACACCGCGATGCTCTGCGTCAACGCGCTCGAACGCGCCGGCGTGACACCCGCCGCCGGCGACGTGCTCGTCACCGGCGCCTCCGGCGGGGTCGGGGGATTTGCCGTCCTGCTGCTCGCGGCGCGCGGTTTCCGTGTGATCGCCTCGACCGGACGCCTCGCCGAAACCGCCTACCTGCAATCCCTCGGCGCCGCCGAGGTCATCGACCGCGCCGTCCTCGCCGCTCCCGGCAAACCCCTGCAAAAGGAACGCTGGGCCGCCGCGGTGGACACCGTCGGCAGCCACACGCTGGCCAACGTCTGCGCCGGCGCCCGTTATCGCGGCGTGGTCACCGCCTGCGGCATGGCGCAAGGGCTCGATTTTCCGTCAACGGTCGCGCCCTTCATCCTGCGGCATGTTTCGCTGCTCGGCATCGACGCCGTGCGCACGCCCCGCTCCGAACAGGAAACCGCCTGGGCACAACTCGCCCGTGAAATCGCTCCGGAAAAACTCGCGCTGCTCGCCAGCGAAGTCCCGCTTGCCGAAGCCATCCCCGCCGCCGCCCGTCTCCTCGACGGCCAGATCCGCGGCCGCGTCGTGGTGAAGATCCCGCAGGAGTAA
- a CDS encoding N-acetylneuraminate lyase, which produces MNTLDIRMVAPLTPLHADGTLNTALISRQADILRRRGAQGFYLCGGTGEGQLLTVAERKQIAEAWRDILPADVPMIVHVGSGSPMDAIDLARHAQAIGASGVSSVTPSPYAARDMNALVAHFAAIAAAAPALPFYYYHNSASPGLKIKAVDFLAAAQKKIPTLGGIKYTDADLMDYSRALRFDGGRYAVLYGKDEMSLGALAMGARGFIGGSYNILCPLLRQVLQCWDDGQLDEARRAQDMLIDCISIFGRFGGLAALKAAALALDLDLGPMRLPLATVPVSDIPRLHAELDATWPQWKETTFICDQQQSSSSAIPVSAALTS; this is translated from the coding sequence ATGAACACACTCGACATCCGAATGGTCGCTCCGCTCACGCCGCTGCATGCTGATGGCACGCTCAACACTGCGCTCATCAGTCGCCAGGCAGACATTCTTCGTCGCCGCGGTGCCCAAGGATTCTATCTCTGCGGTGGCACGGGCGAAGGCCAGCTCCTCACTGTCGCCGAACGCAAACAAATCGCTGAAGCCTGGCGCGACATCCTCCCTGCCGACGTTCCCATGATCGTCCACGTCGGCTCAGGCAGTCCGATGGACGCCATTGACCTCGCACGCCATGCGCAGGCAATCGGCGCGAGTGGCGTGTCGTCCGTCACACCCTCGCCCTACGCCGCGCGCGACATGAACGCGCTCGTCGCACACTTTGCCGCCATTGCTGCCGCCGCGCCTGCGCTGCCGTTTTACTACTACCACAACTCCGCCTCGCCCGGACTGAAAATCAAAGCCGTCGATTTCCTCGCCGCAGCACAGAAAAAGATCCCGACGCTCGGCGGCATCAAATATACCGACGCTGATCTCATGGATTACAGTCGCGCTCTCCGTTTCGACGGAGGCCGTTACGCCGTCCTCTACGGCAAGGATGAAATGTCTCTCGGTGCGCTTGCCATGGGCGCGCGTGGCTTCATTGGCGGCTCCTATAATATCCTCTGCCCGCTCCTCCGCCAAGTCCTCCAGTGTTGGGATGATGGTCAACTTGACGAAGCCCGGCGGGCGCAAGACATGCTCATCGACTGCATTTCGATCTTTGGACGATTCGGTGGACTCGCCGCTCTCAAAGCCGCCGCCCTCGCACTCGATCTTGATCTCGGCCCCATGCGCCTCCCGCTTGCCACTGTTCCTGTATCCGATATTCCACGGCTCCATGCCGAACTCGACGCCACTTGGCCCCAGTGGAAGGAAACCACCTTCATTTGCGACCAACAACAATCGTCCAGCAGCGCTATTCCCGTTTCTGCTGCACTCACGTCGTGA
- a CDS encoding cytochrome BD ubiquinol oxidase subunit I — protein sequence MDDLTAARATMAFSLGFHIIFAAIGMTMPLFMSAAHYRFLKTKDAAWLELTRMWMKGVAILFAVGAVSGTVLSFELGLLWPGFMQHAGPIIGMPFSWEGTAFFLEAVAIGLFLYGWKRMKPWVHWATGLAVGITGFASGIFVVAANGWMNSPAGFDWIDGAAHNIDPVKAMFNRAWLHQSLHMQLAALQAVGFGVGGIHAFLWLRSKARGSAGEGVCGVHMKALKIAMTFGAVASIAQPFAGHFAGQRVAQLQPAKLAAMEGHFETGRRAPLYIGGIPDVDTQTMKWGIPLPGLLSFVAHDDFDAEVTGLDQFPREDWPPVVITHVAFQVMVGIGTAMAALGVLFFIFLKRRRFPGWYLKVLVLFAPLGMVAIEAGWIVTEVGRQPWIVYGILRTKDAVTPVPGMVYHFYLFLGLYLALAAATVWLFKRQIQAVQRKFEAPAASAGGRR from the coding sequence ATGGACGATCTCACCGCCGCCCGCGCCACGATGGCGTTTTCACTGGGCTTTCACATCATCTTCGCCGCGATCGGCATGACGATGCCGCTGTTCATGTCGGCGGCGCACTACCGGTTTCTCAAAACGAAAGATGCCGCGTGGCTCGAACTCACCCGGATGTGGATGAAGGGCGTGGCCATCCTCTTCGCCGTCGGCGCGGTGTCGGGCACGGTGCTTTCCTTCGAACTCGGGTTGCTCTGGCCCGGTTTCATGCAACATGCCGGGCCGATCATCGGCATGCCGTTTTCATGGGAAGGGACGGCGTTTTTCCTGGAGGCGGTTGCGATCGGGTTGTTTCTCTACGGCTGGAAACGGATGAAACCGTGGGTCCACTGGGCAACCGGGCTGGCAGTCGGGATCACCGGGTTTGCTTCGGGGATTTTTGTCGTGGCCGCCAATGGCTGGATGAATTCCCCGGCGGGCTTCGACTGGATCGACGGCGCGGCACACAACATCGACCCGGTGAAAGCCATGTTCAACCGGGCGTGGCTGCACCAGAGCCTGCACATGCAACTCGCCGCGCTCCAGGCGGTGGGTTTCGGCGTGGGCGGCATCCATGCATTTCTCTGGCTGCGAAGCAAGGCGCGCGGGAGCGCAGGCGAAGGGGTGTGCGGCGTCCACATGAAGGCGCTGAAAATCGCCATGACCTTTGGCGCCGTCGCTTCCATCGCGCAGCCGTTCGCAGGGCATTTTGCGGGGCAGCGTGTGGCGCAGCTCCAGCCGGCCAAGCTCGCCGCCATGGAGGGGCATTTCGAGACCGGCCGCCGTGCGCCGCTCTATATCGGAGGTATTCCTGATGTGGATACGCAGACGATGAAATGGGGGATTCCGTTGCCGGGCTTGCTGAGTTTTGTAGCTCACGACGACTTTGACGCGGAGGTCACCGGGCTGGACCAGTTCCCGCGCGAGGACTGGCCGCCGGTGGTGATCACGCATGTCGCCTTCCAGGTGATGGTCGGCATCGGCACGGCGATGGCGGCACTCGGGGTGTTGTTTTTTATATTTCTGAAAAGGCGGCGGTTTCCCGGCTGGTACCTGAAAGTGCTCGTGCTGTTCGCGCCGCTCGGAATGGTGGCGATCGAGGCGGGATGGATTGTCACCGAGGTGGGCCGGCAGCCGTGGATCGTTTACGGAATCCTGCGGACCAAGGATGCCGTCACGCCGGTGCCGGGCATGGTTTATCATTTTTATCTTTTCCTCGGACTCTACCTCGCGCTCGCGGCGGCGACGGTGTGGCTGTTCAAACGCCAGATCCAGGCCGTGCAGAGGAAATTCGAGGCGCCGGCGGCAAGCGCGGGAGGGAGGCGCTGA
- a CDS encoding superoxide dismutase: MAYELPKLAYAYDALVPHIDAKTMEIHHTKHHQTYITNLNNALASASITGPDCVCELISDLSKVPESIRTAVRNNGGGHANHSFFWKSIGPGKGGAPKGKLAAAIESTFGSFDKFKEEFAKAAATRFGSGWAWLVVTPDKKLAVGSTANQDSPVMGKAVAGLEGKPVIGLDVWEHAYYLNYQNRRPDYIAAYWNVVDWDAAEEKYTKATA; the protein is encoded by the coding sequence ATGGCCTACGAACTTCCCAAACTTGCCTACGCTTATGATGCGCTCGTTCCCCACATCGATGCCAAAACGATGGAGATCCACCACACGAAGCATCACCAGACGTACATCACCAACCTCAACAACGCTCTCGCCTCGGCCAGCATCACCGGTCCCGACTGCGTTTGCGAACTGATCTCCGACCTTTCGAAGGTTCCCGAGTCCATCCGCACTGCCGTCCGCAACAACGGCGGCGGCCACGCCAACCACAGCTTCTTCTGGAAAAGCATCGGCCCCGGCAAGGGCGGCGCCCCCAAGGGCAAGCTCGCCGCGGCCATCGAGTCCACCTTCGGCAGCTTCGACAAGTTCAAGGAAGAATTTGCCAAGGCCGCCGCCACCCGCTTCGGCTCCGGCTGGGCCTGGCTTGTCGTCACGCCCGACAAGAAACTCGCCGTCGGCTCCACCGCCAACCAGGACAGCCCCGTGATGGGCAAGGCCGTGGCCGGCCTCGAAGGCAAACCCGTCATCGGCCTCGATGTCTGGGAGCACGCCTACTACCTGAACTACCAGAACCGCCGTCCCGACTACATCGCCGCCTACTGGAACGTCGTCGACTGGGATGCGGCCGAGGAAAAGTACACCAAGGCCACGGCCTGA